A genomic region of Bradyrhizobium sp. ORS 278 contains the following coding sequences:
- the phnG gene encoding phosphonate C-P lyase system protein PhnG, with protein sequence MSGDTALQERRKGAMRVLAHVPSADIGTRMAEVTVPPHRELRAAESGLVMVRGRVGGDGAPFNLGEATVSRAAIRLDSGEVGFGYVLGRDSDKARLIALCDALLQSPEHAQAIETKVVAPLRAQLRADQQRSAAEAAATRVDFYTMVRGEG encoded by the coding sequence ATGAGCGGTGACACGGCGTTGCAGGAGAGGCGGAAGGGAGCGATGCGCGTGCTCGCGCATGTTCCTTCTGCTGACATCGGGACGCGAATGGCTGAAGTGACGGTGCCGCCGCATCGGGAGCTCCGGGCCGCCGAGAGCGGTCTGGTCATGGTGCGCGGCCGTGTCGGCGGCGATGGCGCGCCGTTCAATCTGGGCGAGGCGACCGTGTCCCGTGCGGCCATCCGGCTCGACAGCGGCGAGGTCGGTTTCGGCTATGTGCTCGGGCGTGACAGCGACAAGGCGCGGCTGATCGCGCTGTGCGATGCGCTGCTGCAGTCGCCTGAGCATGCCCAGGCAATTGAGACCAAGGTTGTGGCTCCCCTGCGCGCGCAGCTGCGGGCGGATCAGCAGCGGAGCGCAGCGGAGGCCGCGGCTACGCGCGTCGATTTCTACACCATGGTGCGGGGAGAAGGCTGA
- a CDS encoding phosphodiesterase, producing the protein MTKPPVTIAQISDLHIKAPGRLAYRRVDTAQALSRCITELNRFAPRIDLVVISGDLADTPSADEYTHLKTLLEALQLPFVAIPGNHDSRELMRAAFPDHAYETASGALNRHVQLAELDLLLLDSSVPGQPHGELDAHSLGWLETMLAASSDRPALLFLHHPPFAAGIWHMDRQNLRNADELAAIVRRHPRVQLIGCGHVHRAALTRFAGVPCTICPAPNHAVDLDLAMFRTPAFKVEPQAFHLHAWFAGPEFGTIVTHQVPIGDFEGPHPFFNPDGTLID; encoded by the coding sequence ATGACAAAGCCCCCCGTCACCATCGCCCAGATTTCTGACCTGCACATCAAGGCGCCCGGGCGTCTCGCCTATCGCCGTGTCGACACCGCGCAGGCGCTATCCCGCTGCATCACGGAACTCAACCGGTTCGCGCCCCGAATCGACCTCGTCGTGATCTCGGGCGATCTGGCCGACACGCCGTCCGCCGACGAGTACACTCATCTGAAGACCCTGCTGGAGGCGTTGCAGCTTCCGTTCGTCGCGATCCCCGGCAACCACGATTCGCGCGAGCTGATGCGCGCTGCATTCCCCGACCATGCGTACGAAACGGCGTCGGGTGCGCTCAACCGGCACGTCCAACTGGCCGAGCTCGATCTGCTGCTGCTCGACTCCAGTGTGCCGGGCCAACCGCACGGTGAGCTCGATGCGCACAGCCTTGGCTGGCTGGAAACCATGCTTGCTGCCAGCTCCGACCGACCGGCGCTGCTGTTCCTGCATCACCCGCCCTTCGCCGCCGGCATCTGGCACATGGACCGGCAGAATCTGCGCAATGCCGACGAGCTCGCCGCTATCGTGCGGCGCCATCCGCGGGTGCAACTGATCGGCTGCGGCCACGTTCACCGCGCCGCGCTGACGCGCTTTGCCGGCGTTCCCTGCACGATCTGCCCGGCGCCGAACCATGCCGTCGATCTCGACCTCGCCATGTTCCGCACGCCGGCCTTCAAGGTCGAGCCGCAGGCGTTTCATCTACACGCCTGGTTTGCCGGGCCGGAGTTCGGAACGATCGTGACTCATCAGGTCCCGATCGGCGACTTCGAGGGGCCGCACCCGTTCTTCAATCCGGATGGGACGTTGATCGACTGA
- a CDS encoding ABC transporter substrate-binding protein: protein MKVIRLVLALLALFVLAPSQPAKAADVICYNCPPEWADWASMLKAIKTDLGYDIPHDNKNSGQALAQILAEKANPVGDIGYFGVTFGMKAKAQDALEPYKPVNWDQVPAGLKDADGYWTTIHSGTLGLFVNKDALGGKPIPACWKDLLKPDYKGMVGYLDPSSAAVGYVGAVAVNLALGGSQTNFDPAVSFLKDLRRNDPIVPKQTSYARVVSGEIPILFDYDFNAYRAKYTEKGNFEFVIPCEGSVVFPYVVGLVKNAPDKDKAKKVMDYLLSDKGQAIWTNAYLRPARPIELPEAVKSKFLPDSDYARAKSVNWGDMEAAQKGFVDRYLSEVR, encoded by the coding sequence ATGAAGGTCATCCGCCTCGTTCTTGCGCTGCTCGCGCTGTTCGTTCTGGCGCCGTCGCAGCCCGCCAAGGCCGCTGACGTCATCTGCTACAATTGTCCGCCGGAATGGGCCGACTGGGCGTCGATGCTGAAGGCGATCAAGACCGATCTCGGCTACGACATCCCGCACGACAACAAGAACTCCGGCCAGGCGCTGGCGCAGATCCTCGCCGAGAAGGCCAATCCGGTCGGCGACATCGGCTATTTCGGCGTGACTTTCGGTATGAAGGCCAAGGCGCAGGACGCGCTGGAGCCGTACAAGCCCGTCAACTGGGATCAGGTCCCGGCCGGCCTGAAGGATGCCGACGGCTACTGGACCACGATCCATTCGGGCACGCTCGGGCTGTTCGTGAACAAGGATGCATTGGGCGGCAAGCCGATACCGGCGTGCTGGAAGGATCTGCTCAAGCCCGACTATAAAGGCATGGTCGGCTATCTCGATCCGAGTTCGGCTGCGGTGGGCTATGTCGGCGCCGTGGCCGTCAATCTCGCGCTCGGCGGCTCGCAAACCAATTTCGATCCCGCGGTCAGCTTCCTCAAAGATCTGCGCAGGAACGATCCGATCGTGCCGAAGCAGACCTCCTATGCGCGCGTGGTCTCGGGCGAGATCCCGATCCTGTTCGACTACGACTTCAATGCCTATCGCGCGAAATATACCGAGAAGGGCAATTTCGAGTTTGTCATTCCCTGCGAAGGCTCGGTGGTCTTCCCCTACGTCGTCGGTCTCGTAAAGAACGCGCCCGACAAGGACAAGGCGAAGAAGGTCATGGACTATCTCTTGTCCGACAAGGGCCAGGCGATCTGGACCAATGCGTATTTGCGTCCGGCCCGTCCGATCGAGCTGCCGGAAGCCGTCAAGAGCAAGTTCCTGCCGGACAGCGACTACGCCCGCGCCAAAAGCGTCAACTGGGGCGACATGGAGGCCGCGCAGAAGGGCTTCGTCGACCGCTATCTGTCCGAAGTCCGCTAA
- a CDS encoding ABC transporter permease translates to MRNRILFTLQFLFTLLVAAFLAVPAGLSIAAGVTVSYFRGLQSGVTLQWVAQVWELYAGTILASIMIALGTLAVTLVVGVPAAYALYVRGGRLARLIEEIITLPLAIPGLAIALALLLTYGGFGSFRRSWLFILAGHVIFTMPFMVRSVMAVFATIDVKSLDEGAASVGAPPWRRFVDVIVPNAAPGILAGSLMVVTLSLGEFNLTWMLHTPLTKTLPVGLADSYASMRLEVASAYTLIFFVMIIPLLVAMQWIGERGQSR, encoded by the coding sequence GTGCGCAACCGGATTCTCTTCACGCTTCAATTTCTGTTCACGCTGCTCGTCGCTGCGTTTCTGGCGGTGCCTGCCGGACTCTCGATTGCCGCGGGCGTGACGGTGAGTTACTTCCGCGGCCTTCAGTCGGGTGTGACCCTGCAATGGGTCGCCCAGGTCTGGGAGCTCTACGCCGGAACGATCCTGGCCTCGATCATGATTGCGCTGGGCACGCTCGCGGTCACGCTCGTGGTCGGCGTGCCCGCCGCCTACGCCCTGTATGTCCGTGGCGGGCGGCTGGCGCGCCTGATCGAGGAGATCATCACGCTGCCGCTCGCCATTCCCGGGCTCGCGATCGCGCTGGCGCTGCTGCTCACCTATGGCGGCTTCGGCAGCTTCCGCCGCTCGTGGCTGTTCATCCTGGCAGGGCACGTGATCTTCACCATGCCGTTCATGGTCCGCTCGGTGATGGCGGTGTTCGCGACCATCGATGTCAAATCCCTCGACGAAGGTGCTGCCTCCGTCGGCGCGCCACCGTGGCGCCGTTTCGTCGATGTCATCGTGCCCAATGCCGCGCCGGGAATCCTGGCCGGCAGCCTGATGGTGGTGACGCTGTCGCTCGGCGAGTTCAACCTGACCTGGATGCTGCACACGCCGCTCACCAAGACATTGCCGGTTGGCCTTGCCGACAGCTACGCATCGATGCGGCTCGAGGTCGCCTCGGCCTATACGCTGATCTTCTTCGTCATGATCATCCCGCTGCTGGTGGCCATGCAATGGATCGGCGAAAGAGGACAATCACGGTGA
- the phnK gene encoding phosphonate C-P lyase system protein PhnK, producing the protein MAEVTGASDQPLLAAEGLTKSYGRLAACRDVSFVLYPGEVLAIVGESGSGKSTLLQMLSAQLAPSGGRVSYRMRDGVLRDLAELGEAERRFLFRTDWGYVHQDPAQGLRMAVSAGANVGERLMAVGWNNYGRIRQTASSWLERVEIDVARIDDAPRTYSGGMRQRLQIARNLVTEPRLVFMDEPTGGLDVSVQARLLDLMRSLVNELGLAAIVVTHDLAVARLLSHRVMVMKEGRVIETGLTDQVLDDPREPYTQLLVSSILPP; encoded by the coding sequence ATGGCTGAGGTGACCGGCGCATCGGATCAGCCGCTGCTCGCCGCCGAGGGGCTGACCAAGAGCTATGGCCGTCTCGCGGCCTGCCGCGACGTATCCTTCGTGCTCTATCCCGGCGAGGTGCTCGCGATCGTCGGTGAATCCGGCTCGGGCAAATCGACGCTGCTGCAGATGCTGTCGGCCCAGCTCGCGCCGAGCGGCGGCCGCGTTTCGTATCGGATGCGCGACGGCGTGCTGCGCGATCTCGCTGAGCTCGGTGAGGCCGAGCGCCGCTTCCTGTTTCGCACCGACTGGGGCTATGTGCATCAGGACCCGGCCCAGGGCTTGCGCATGGCGGTCTCCGCCGGTGCCAATGTCGGCGAGCGGCTGATGGCGGTCGGCTGGAACAACTACGGTCGTATCCGGCAGACGGCGTCGTCCTGGCTCGAGCGTGTCGAGATCGACGTTGCGCGGATCGACGATGCGCCGCGGACCTATTCCGGCGGCATGCGGCAGCGGCTGCAGATCGCGCGCAATCTGGTCACCGAGCCGAGACTGGTGTTCATGGATGAGCCGACCGGCGGACTCGACGTCTCGGTGCAGGCGCGGCTGCTCGACCTGATGCGCAGCCTCGTCAACGAGCTCGGCCTCGCCGCGATTGTCGTCACGCACGACCTTGCCGTGGCGCGGCTGTTGTCCCATCGTGTGATGGTCATGAAGGAGGGGCGGGTGATCGAGACCGGCCTGACCGACCAGGTGCTCGATGATCCGCGAGAGCCCTACACACAGCTTCTCGTCTCCTCGATCCTGCCGCCATGA
- a CDS encoding alpha-D-ribose 1-methylphosphonate 5-phosphate C-P-lyase PhnJ: protein MNAPTYNFAYLDEQTKRMIRRAILKAIAIPGYQVPFASREMPMPYGWGTGGVQVTAAILGPDDVLKVIDQGSDDTTNAISIRKFFAKTAGVATTTSTDAATVIQTRHRIPEAPLRAGQVLVYQVPIPEPLRFLEPRETETRRMHALAEYGLMHVKLYEDIARFGHIATSYAYPVKVNARYVMDPSPTPKFDNPKMDNCPALQLFGAGREKRIYAIPPYTSVVSLDFEDHPFTRYKFDAPCALCGAEDSYLDEIVTNNKGSRMYVCSDTDYCEGRQAAGHCGTESAAPHKEAAHG from the coding sequence ATGAACGCGCCGACCTACAACTTCGCCTATCTCGACGAGCAGACCAAGCGGATGATCCGCCGCGCGATCCTGAAGGCGATCGCGATCCCGGGCTACCAGGTGCCGTTCGCGAGCCGCGAGATGCCGATGCCCTATGGCTGGGGCACCGGCGGCGTCCAGGTCACCGCGGCCATCCTCGGTCCCGACGACGTGCTCAAGGTGATCGATCAGGGCTCGGACGACACCACCAATGCGATCTCGATCCGTAAGTTCTTCGCCAAGACCGCGGGCGTCGCGACCACGACGTCGACGGATGCTGCGACCGTGATCCAGACCCGCCACCGCATTCCCGAGGCGCCGCTGCGCGCGGGACAGGTGCTGGTGTATCAGGTGCCGATCCCGGAGCCGCTGCGGTTCCTCGAACCGCGCGAGACCGAGACGCGGCGCATGCATGCGTTGGCCGAATATGGTCTGATGCACGTCAAGCTGTATGAGGACATTGCACGCTTCGGCCACATCGCGACCTCCTATGCCTATCCGGTCAAGGTCAATGCGCGCTATGTAATGGACCCGTCGCCGACGCCGAAGTTCGACAATCCCAAGATGGACAATTGCCCGGCCTTGCAATTGTTCGGTGCCGGCCGCGAAAAGCGCATCTACGCTATTCCGCCTTATACGTCGGTGGTGTCGCTCGATTTCGAGGACCATCCGTTCACGCGCTACAAGTTCGATGCGCCCTGTGCGCTGTGTGGAGCGGAAGATTCTTATCTCGACGAGATCGTGACCAACAACAAGGGCAGCCGGATGTACGTCTGCTCCGATACCGACTATTGCGAGGGCCGCCAGGCGGCCGGACATTGCGGCACCGAGAGCGCCGCTCCGCACAAGGAGGCGGCCCATGGCTGA
- the phnF gene encoding phosphonate metabolism transcriptional regulator PhnF, whose protein sequence is MSIEDAGSGVALWRRVADGIEREIAEGRFPAGTRLPGETEIAESYRVNRHTVRRALATLAERGLVRAERGSGTYVEAPRLSYPLRSRTRFSEIVGAGGREPRGQLIAASEEPATRELARALGLKTGAPLIRIEALRFADKTPICVSTSFLSAERFPDAGGIFAAVRSMTALLAHYGIRDYRRGGTRITAAIADAGDAARLDLALGRPVLVVDSTDIDADGTPLVSKRSRFAAERVTFEVEG, encoded by the coding sequence ATGAGCATTGAGGACGCCGGATCTGGCGTGGCACTGTGGCGGCGCGTCGCCGACGGCATCGAGCGCGAGATCGCCGAAGGTCGCTTCCCGGCGGGAACACGGCTGCCCGGCGAGACCGAGATCGCAGAGAGCTATCGTGTCAACCGCCACACCGTCCGCCGCGCGCTCGCGACCCTGGCCGAACGCGGACTGGTGCGCGCCGAGCGCGGCAGCGGGACCTATGTCGAGGCCCCTCGCTTGTCCTATCCGCTGCGTTCGCGCACGCGCTTCTCCGAGATCGTCGGCGCCGGCGGCCGCGAGCCGCGCGGACAGTTGATCGCGGCATCCGAGGAGCCGGCGACGCGCGAGCTCGCGCGCGCGTTGGGATTGAAGACCGGCGCGCCTCTCATCCGCATCGAGGCGCTGCGCTTCGCCGACAAGACGCCGATCTGCGTCAGCACGTCTTTTCTGTCAGCCGAGCGGTTTCCGGACGCGGGGGGCATCTTTGCCGCGGTCCGCTCGATGACGGCCCTGCTGGCGCATTACGGCATCCGCGACTATCGCCGCGGCGGGACCCGTATCACGGCTGCGATCGCCGACGCCGGCGACGCCGCGCGACTCGACCTCGCGTTGGGGCGCCCCGTGCTGGTCGTGGACAGCACCGACATCGACGCCGACGGCACCCCACTGGTCAGCAAGCGCTCGCGCTTTGCCGCGGAGCGCGTGACCTTCGAGGTGGAAGGCTGA
- a CDS encoding ABC transporter ATP-binding protein — MMTRHGAALKVENCGKTFADGTCALARATLDIAQSETLVLLGPSGCGKTTLLRIVAGLETPDSGGRVLFDGKDLTRQPIEKRNVGMVFQSYALFPNMSVAGNIGYGLKLRGLSKAERAARVAELVALTNLGGLEDRRIDQLSGGQRQRVALARAVAIRPSVLLLDEPLTALDAALRERLRGELNDLLRKLGITAIYVTHDQAEAMELGDRIVVMRKGSIAQVGTPREIYFTPANRFVAEFVGAANIIEAPIESGTLILPGGRVPVSGRDAMSRAVAMVRPETIMLADAATADLAGTVDSVRFAGDRQRIIVRDAASVPLAVDAPNTFTASAGERVGLSIPPAAIRLLPDEG; from the coding sequence ATGATGACCCGGCACGGCGCCGCGCTGAAGGTGGAGAATTGCGGCAAGACCTTCGCCGACGGGACCTGCGCGCTGGCGCGCGCGACCCTCGATATCGCCCAGAGCGAGACGCTGGTGCTGCTCGGGCCGTCCGGTTGCGGCAAGACCACGCTGCTGCGGATCGTCGCCGGCCTCGAGACACCGGACAGCGGCGGTCGTGTGCTGTTCGACGGCAAGGATCTCACGCGCCAGCCGATCGAGAAGCGCAATGTCGGCATGGTGTTCCAGTCCTACGCGCTGTTCCCGAACATGAGCGTCGCCGGCAACATCGGTTACGGGCTGAAGCTCCGCGGCCTGTCGAAGGCCGAGCGCGCGGCGCGCGTGGCCGAGCTCGTCGCGCTGACGAATCTCGGGGGTCTGGAGGACCGGCGCATCGACCAGCTCTCCGGTGGACAGCGCCAGCGGGTTGCGCTCGCGCGCGCGGTTGCGATCCGGCCGAGCGTGCTGCTGCTGGACGAGCCGTTGACGGCGCTCGACGCGGCGCTGCGCGAGCGCCTGCGCGGCGAGCTCAACGACCTCCTGCGCAAGCTCGGCATCACCGCGATCTATGTAACCCATGACCAGGCGGAGGCGATGGAGCTCGGCGACCGCATCGTGGTCATGCGCAAGGGGTCCATTGCGCAGGTCGGCACGCCGCGCGAGATCTACTTCACGCCGGCCAACCGCTTCGTCGCCGAATTCGTCGGGGCCGCGAATATCATCGAGGCGCCGATCGAGAGCGGCACGCTGATCCTGCCCGGAGGCCGGGTGCCGGTGAGCGGACGAGATGCGATGAGCAGGGCGGTCGCGATGGTCCGCCCCGAGACCATCATGCTGGCCGATGCCGCGACGGCTGACCTTGCGGGCACCGTCGACAGCGTTCGTTTCGCCGGAGATCGGCAGCGCATCATCGTGCGTGATGCGGCGTCGGTTCCGCTGGCGGTGGATGCGCCGAATACGTTCACGGCCAGCGCCGGCGAGCGCGTGGGGCTTTCGATTCCACCGGCGGCCATTCGCCTGCTTCCTGACGAAGGCTGA
- a CDS encoding ABC transporter permease: protein MSHKSFVWACLLPLAAVTAAFFVLPVVHLLVTGAEGLRGPAEYLAIIAEPRYRATLLSTVLLAAATTVATLIVATIAGLFLQRHRFPGRAVLVAILTFPLAFPGVVIGFMIILLAGRQGLIGDVSSRLLGDKIVFAYSIYGLFLGYLYFSIPRVILTIMAAAQKLDPSLEEAARSLGASPWAVLRDVVLPALAPALVASGAIAFATAMGAFGTAFTLATNIDVLPMLIYTEFTLAGNLATSAALSVGLGAMTWLILALARSFTGNSVAAAG, encoded by the coding sequence ATGTCGCACAAATCCTTCGTCTGGGCGTGTCTGTTGCCATTGGCGGCCGTGACGGCCGCCTTCTTCGTTCTGCCGGTGGTGCATCTGCTGGTCACCGGCGCGGAGGGGCTGCGCGGACCGGCGGAGTATCTCGCCATCATCGCCGAGCCGCGCTATCGCGCCACGCTCCTGAGCACGGTGCTGCTGGCGGCCGCGACCACGGTCGCGACGCTGATCGTCGCGACGATCGCCGGCCTGTTCCTGCAGCGTCATCGCTTTCCGGGCCGTGCCGTTCTGGTGGCGATCCTGACCTTTCCGCTCGCGTTCCCCGGCGTCGTGATCGGCTTCATGATCATCCTGCTCGCCGGCCGCCAGGGCCTGATCGGCGACGTCTCCTCGCGTCTGCTCGGCGACAAGATCGTATTCGCCTATTCGATCTACGGCCTGTTCCTGGGCTATCTCTACTTCTCGATTCCCAGGGTCATTCTCACCATCATGGCGGCGGCGCAAAAGCTTGATCCGAGCCTGGAGGAGGCGGCCCGCTCGCTCGGCGCGAGCCCGTGGGCCGTGCTGCGCGACGTCGTCCTGCCGGCGCTGGCGCCTGCGCTGGTCGCCTCGGGCGCCATCGCCTTTGCAACCGCAATGGGCGCCTTCGGCACGGCGTTCACGCTCGCGACCAACATCGACGTGCTGCCGATGCTGATCTACACGGAGTTCACGCTGGCCGGAAACCTGGCGACCTCGGCGGCGCTGTCGGTCGGCCTGGGCGCGATGACGTGGCTGATCCTGGCGCTGGCGCGCAGCTTCACCGGCAACTCCGTGGCAGCGGCGGGCTAG
- the phnH gene encoding phosphonate C-P lyase system protein PhnH, which translates to MAATTTELQPGFADKVLSAQSIFRTVMEAMARPGQVMTIDGDVGRPPSMMAGVAAVALTLLDQDTPVWLDQAFARAADVGAWLKFHTGAPIVSQPDAASFALIAEPGALPDLASFALGTAEYPDRSTTLIMQVPSLAAGESFRLRGPGIDGTTALTATLAPADLFARLSMNQALFPRGIDVILVDDRSLVAIPRTTRLAASGV; encoded by the coding sequence ATGGCGGCGACGACGACCGAACTGCAGCCCGGGTTCGCCGACAAGGTGCTGTCGGCGCAGTCGATTTTTCGCACGGTGATGGAGGCGATGGCGCGTCCGGGGCAGGTGATGACGATCGACGGCGACGTCGGCCGTCCGCCGTCGATGATGGCGGGTGTCGCGGCTGTCGCGCTGACCCTGTTGGATCAGGACACGCCGGTCTGGCTGGATCAGGCCTTCGCGCGCGCGGCTGATGTCGGTGCCTGGCTGAAGTTTCACACCGGCGCGCCGATCGTCTCGCAGCCGGACGCAGCGAGCTTCGCGCTGATCGCAGAGCCCGGCGCCCTGCCGGATCTGGCCTCGTTCGCGCTGGGGACGGCCGAGTATCCCGATCGCTCGACCACGCTGATCATGCAGGTGCCGAGCCTGGCTGCAGGCGAGTCGTTTCGCCTGCGTGGTCCGGGCATTGACGGCACGACGGCGTTGACGGCCACGCTCGCGCCAGCCGACCTGTTCGCGCGGCTGTCGATGAATCAGGCGCTGTTTCCGCGCGGCATCGACGTGATCCTGGTCGATGATCGCTCGCTGGTCGCAATCCCGCGCACGACGCGCCTCGCAGCCTCGGGAGTCTGA
- a CDS encoding carbon-phosphorus lyase complex subunit PhnI, whose amino-acid sequence MYVAVKGGERAIENAHRLLAHERRGDRSVPELSLSQISEQLGLAVDRVMSEGSLYDRELAALAIKQARGDLIEAIFLVRAFRATLPRFGATEPVNTGGMRVQRRVSSTFKDIPGGQVLGPTFDYTHRLLDPGLAQGGDPENPALAATSDVPMPRVTDILGQDGLIEPSPAAEADAPVGDLTRDPLSFPAGRDLRLQNLARGDEGFLLALGYSTQRGYGRNHPFAGEIRFGEVEVEFFAEEIGFAVPLGSIELTECQMVNQFKGSATEPPCFTRGYGLAFGQSERKTMSMALVDRALRARELGEDVIAPAQDEEFVMSHSDNVQATGFVEHLKLPHYVDFQSELGLLRKLRQEFADANAAPAMKEAAE is encoded by the coding sequence ATGTATGTAGCGGTGAAGGGTGGCGAGCGCGCCATCGAGAATGCGCACCGGCTGCTGGCGCATGAGCGTCGCGGCGACCGCAGCGTGCCGGAGCTGTCGCTGTCGCAGATCTCCGAGCAGCTCGGGCTCGCGGTCGATCGCGTCATGAGCGAGGGCTCGCTGTATGACCGCGAGCTGGCGGCACTCGCGATCAAACAGGCGCGCGGCGATCTGATCGAGGCGATCTTTCTGGTGCGTGCCTTCCGCGCGACCTTGCCGCGCTTCGGTGCGACCGAGCCGGTCAATACCGGCGGGATGCGCGTGCAGCGGCGGGTCTCGTCCACCTTCAAGGACATTCCCGGCGGGCAGGTGCTGGGACCGACTTTCGACTACACGCATCGGCTGCTCGACCCGGGCCTGGCACAAGGCGGCGATCCGGAAAATCCGGCCCTCGCTGCAACGTCCGATGTCCCGATGCCGCGCGTGACCGATATCCTCGGTCAGGACGGACTGATCGAGCCGTCTCCCGCAGCGGAGGCCGATGCGCCGGTCGGCGATCTCACGCGCGATCCCCTGAGCTTTCCGGCCGGTCGCGATCTGCGGCTGCAGAATCTGGCGCGCGGCGACGAGGGCTTCCTGCTCGCGCTGGGCTACTCGACCCAGCGCGGCTACGGCCGCAATCATCCCTTCGCAGGCGAGATCCGCTTCGGCGAGGTCGAGGTAGAGTTCTTTGCTGAGGAGATCGGCTTCGCAGTGCCGCTCGGATCGATCGAGTTGACCGAATGCCAGATGGTCAATCAGTTCAAGGGCTCGGCCACCGAGCCGCCGTGTTTCACGCGCGGTTACGGGCTGGCGTTCGGCCAGAGCGAGCGCAAGACGATGTCGATGGCGCTGGTCGATCGCGCGCTGCGCGCGCGCGAACTCGGTGAGGACGTCATCGCGCCGGCGCAGGACGAGGAGTTCGTGATGTCGCACTCCGACAACGTCCAAGCGACCGGCTTCGTCGAGCATCTCAAGCTGCCGCACTACGTCGACTTCCAGTCCGAACTCGGCCTGCTGCGAAAACTGCGTCAGGAATTTGCCGACGCCAATGCCGCTCCCGCGATGAAGGAGGCTGCGGAATGA